Proteins encoded in a region of the Abyssicoccus albus genome:
- a CDS encoding NUDIX domain-containing protein yields the protein MKRIDDLKAGVAVIILNEENQVLLQKRSDVGLWGIPSGHIEIGETVSEAAIREIKEETNLDIRIKKLIGVYSEPDSQVFTYPNGRVVHFITTCFLAEITGGELRCNSSESQEIQFFEQQSLPRDLLKMHPQWLNDALANDDLAFIR from the coding sequence ATGAAAAGGATCGATGATTTGAAAGCTGGTGTTGCAGTTATTATTTTGAATGAGGAGAACCAAGTTTTGTTGCAAAAAAGGTCCGATGTAGGACTTTGGGGTATTCCTTCAGGACATATAGAAATAGGGGAAACAGTTTCTGAAGCAGCTATTAGAGAAATAAAAGAGGAAACCAATTTAGATATTAGAATTAAAAAGCTTATAGGTGTGTACTCTGAGCCTGATTCTCAGGTTTTTACTTATCCAAATGGAAGAGTAGTGCATTTTATAACAACTTGTTTTCTTGCTGAAATTACTGGGGGTGAACTACGATGTAATTCTTCTGAGTCACAAGAAATTCAATTTTTTGAACAACAAAGTTTACCAAGAGACTTATTGAAAATGCATCCTCAATGG